A genomic window from Massilia sp. METH4 includes:
- the ccoG gene encoding cytochrome c oxidase accessory protein CcoG → MNAPVPEQVIRMYEKRQPIHPRETDGRYARLRWLCLWLTQLVYYGLPWLTWNDRQAVLFDLGARKFYLFGLVLWPQDFIYLAALLIICAWGLFLVTAMAGRVWCGFACPQTVYTSIFLWIERRIEGSRSARIALDRQRPSARKLGKRTAKHLAWGAVALWTGFTFVGYFTPVRELGTGIATLSLGPWQTFWVLFYGFATYGNAGWLREQVCKYMCPYARFQSSMFDRDTLIITYDAKRGEPRGKKAKDGACIDCTMCVQVCPTGIDIRNGLQYECIGCAACVDACNGVMDKIGQPRGLIRYSTDRAMACGLSPAQAQVQVRQRALRPRVLAYCAALAIVCVAVGFALATRTPLKMDVIRDRGSMGREVDGGAIENVYRLQIMNTSEQPHRYRIAAAGMPGLALATSDMVDLAGTETRAVPVRVQAPHGAGKTGSNDITFTLTALDDPALAVEERAVFIVPR, encoded by the coding sequence ATGAACGCCCCCGTGCCGGAGCAAGTCATCCGGATGTATGAAAAGCGCCAGCCGATCCACCCGCGCGAGACGGATGGCCGCTACGCGCGCCTGCGCTGGCTGTGCCTGTGGCTCACGCAGCTCGTCTACTACGGCCTGCCATGGCTCACGTGGAACGACCGCCAGGCCGTACTGTTCGACCTGGGCGCGCGCAAGTTCTACCTGTTCGGCCTGGTGCTGTGGCCGCAGGACTTCATCTACCTTGCCGCGCTGCTGATCATTTGCGCGTGGGGGCTGTTCCTGGTGACGGCGATGGCCGGCCGCGTGTGGTGCGGCTTCGCCTGCCCGCAGACCGTGTACACCTCGATCTTCCTCTGGATCGAGCGAAGGATCGAAGGTTCGCGCTCGGCGCGCATTGCGCTCGACCGGCAACGCCCGTCGGCACGCAAGCTCGGCAAGCGCACCGCCAAGCACCTGGCCTGGGGCGCCGTCGCGCTGTGGACCGGCTTCACCTTCGTCGGCTACTTCACACCCGTGCGCGAGCTGGGCACGGGCATCGCCACGCTGTCGCTGGGGCCCTGGCAAACGTTCTGGGTGCTGTTCTACGGCTTCGCCACCTACGGCAACGCCGGCTGGCTGCGCGAGCAGGTGTGCAAGTACATGTGCCCCTATGCCCGCTTCCAGAGCTCCATGTTCGACCGCGACACGCTGATCATTACCTATGACGCGAAACGGGGCGAGCCGCGCGGCAAGAAGGCAAAGGATGGCGCCTGCATCGATTGCACGATGTGCGTGCAGGTGTGCCCGACGGGCATCGATATCCGCAACGGCCTGCAATACGAATGCATCGGCTGCGCCGCCTGCGTGGATGCCTGCAACGGCGTGATGGACAAGATCGGCCAGCCGCGCGGCCTGATCCGCTACAGCACCGACCGCGCCATGGCCTGCGGGCTGTCGCCGGCGCAGGCGCAGGTGCAAGTGAGGCAGCGGGCCTTGCGGCCGCGCGTGCTGGCCTATTGCGCCGCCCTGGCAATCGTTTGCGTCGCGGTCGGCTTCGCATTGGCCACCCGCACGCCGTTGAAGATGGACGTGATTCGCGACCGCGGTTCGATGGGCCGCGAAGTGGACGGCGGCGCCATCGAGAACGTGTACCGGCTGCAGATCATGAACACTTCCGAGCAGCCGCACCGCTACCGCATCGCTGCCGCCGGCATGCCCGGACTGGCGCTGGCGACGAGCGACATGGTCGACCTGGCCGGCACCGAGACGCGCGCCGTGCCGGTGCGCGTGCAGGCTCCCCATGGCGCCGGCAAGACCGGTTCCAATGACATCACATTTACTCTGACGGCGCTGGACGATCCGGCGCTCGCGGTGGAAGAGCGCGCGGTATTCATCGTGCCGCGTTGA
- a CDS encoding FixH family protein, which translates to MQTMTLSATPWYRERWPWLLMAGPATVLVAGCYTGWLAFAQQDALVVGDYYKKGKAINQDLRRDRAAAALEARVTLRYDAAHGVLKGRLSAMEPVRGALQVHLAHATQPAKDLRLLVRPDAAGNFAVPLPALERSRWTVLVEDEKRSWRLEGQWLWPVEGELSIASK; encoded by the coding sequence ATGCAAACGATGACGTTGAGCGCCACCCCGTGGTACCGCGAACGGTGGCCCTGGCTGCTGATGGCCGGCCCGGCCACGGTGCTGGTCGCCGGCTGCTACACCGGCTGGCTGGCTTTCGCCCAGCAGGATGCGCTGGTCGTCGGCGATTATTACAAGAAGGGCAAGGCGATCAACCAGGACCTGCGGCGCGATCGCGCCGCCGCCGCCCTGGAAGCGCGGGTCACACTGCGCTACGACGCCGCCCACGGTGTGCTGAAGGGCCGCCTGTCGGCGATGGAGCCGGTGCGCGGCGCCTTGCAGGTGCACCTGGCGCATGCCACCCAGCCGGCGAAGGACCTGCGCCTGCTGGTGCGGCCGGATGCCGCCGGCAACTTCGCCGTGCCGTTGCCGGCGCTCGAGCGCAGCCGGTGGACCGTGCTGGTGGAGGATGAGAAGCGGAGCTGGCGGCTGGAGGGGCAGTGGCTGTGGCCCGTGGAAGGCGAGCTGTCGATCGCGTCGAAGTGA
- the fnr gene encoding fumarate/nitrate reduction transcriptional regulator Fnr: protein MMHELPSLTLPGVTIENLKARCSTCSMHQLCLPMGLDMGDMDKLDKIIGRRRKVQKGENLFRIGDPFTSLYAIRLGHFKTYQINANGEEQVTGFQMGGELLGMDAISTDKHYCSAMALEDSEVCEIPFVSLEHLLVDMPTLLRHFHRMMSQEITREQSVMLLLGNMQATQRFAAFLVNLASRYEARGYSSTAFQLRMSREDIGNYLGLTIESISRLLNKFKKQGLLKVSNREIEVLDLPRLKAITAGTETCA, encoded by the coding sequence ATGATGCACGAGCTCCCTTCCTTGACACTGCCCGGCGTGACCATCGAGAACCTGAAGGCGCGCTGCTCGACGTGCAGCATGCACCAGCTGTGCCTGCCGATGGGCCTGGACATGGGCGATATGGACAAGCTGGACAAGATCATCGGCCGCCGCCGCAAGGTGCAAAAGGGCGAGAACCTGTTCCGCATCGGCGACCCGTTCACGAGCCTGTACGCGATCCGGCTCGGCCATTTCAAGACGTACCAGATCAATGCCAACGGCGAGGAACAGGTAACGGGCTTCCAGATGGGCGGCGAACTGCTGGGCATGGACGCGATCAGCACCGACAAGCATTATTGCAGCGCGATGGCGCTGGAAGACAGCGAGGTGTGCGAGATTCCATTTGTCAGCTTGGAACACTTGCTGGTCGACATGCCCACCCTGCTGCGCCACTTCCACCGCATGATGAGCCAGGAAATCACGCGTGAGCAAAGCGTGATGCTCTTGCTCGGCAATATGCAGGCCACGCAGCGCTTCGCCGCCTTCCTCGTCAACCTGGCCTCGCGCTACGAGGCGCGCGGCTATTCGAGTACCGCGTTCCAGTTGCGCATGTCGCGCGAGGATATCGGCAACTACCTGGGGCTGACGATCGAAAGCATCAGCCGGCTGCTCAACAAGTTCAAGAAGCAGGGTTTGCTGAAAGTGTCGAACCGGGAAATCGAGGTGCTCGACCTGCCGCGGTTGAAGGCGATTACGGCGGGGACCGAAACCTGCGCCTGA